In Pyrus communis chromosome 11, drPyrComm1.1, whole genome shotgun sequence, the sequence TATAACATATTCTATAGCATCATCAGTCAACGTTGCTATCAACAAACTTAATAGTGACAAATCTGTGGTCTCCCAATCTTGAAAGGCAGCAGTCAGTTCTTTGGTAACCCCAATTTCTGTACTAACCACAAATTTCGATGGACAAGGAGCTGAACCATCAAAATGATCGAACAGTTTGTACCCTTTTAACACAGACTTGAATTGAAATGACCATTTGGTGTAATTGTGCTCCTTGTCAACTACCCAGTGCTCAACAACTATCTAATAATGGCTTTGGCCTTCAGAACTTCATCTTCgcaaatcaaacaaaattacTGAACACAAACTACTCAAAGATACCAGAATCGCCCAAAAGCAtttcaagagaaaaaaaaaaaacaatatattgAAGCACTGTAAACACAGAACCTGAAATTCCTGCTTCACCTTGATTGCATATAGAAAACCCCAAATCGCCAAGAAAAATACTCCAAATCACCAGACAGATCTGCAAACCATCACGCTTCCATCACTGATTCTGACAAGCACAGACCCACGCGCGATCGCTGGCTCTTGATACCATGATAACTCCAACAACTCTTAGCAGATGAAGATCGAAGAATTCAAGAAGCAGGGGACACAATTCGGATATAAAAGTCGACCTTTCCATGCAAATTTCCGGTAAGCAGGGGAGATTGAAGGGGGCGTGAATCAGAATATCATGTGTTTTTTCCTTTCAGTATTTGATATAATTGGATCTGATTGTGTTTCCTTTTTAATTGTTGGTCTCTACCAGTTTTAATTTGCGCTAATAGCAGCCTCCGTCGTTCGTTGTGTTTTCTGCTCACTGCTTATCTTCGCCCAAATTTGTATATTCATCAATTATCGCCTCAAGTTTGTGATAGGTTTCTATCCTAGTTGTGTTAATTTGCCAAGAAATCTGTACATTCATCAATCACTGCCTCGAATTTCTGCTAGTTTGCTATGCTTATTGTGTTAATTGTTCCCCAAATTTTGTATGTTCATCAATCACTGCCTCCAAAGTTCTGAATGCTTATTTCTGGTGCAACAAAGTGACTCGTAACTGATAATTTCACAGGAAGGTTCACTAGTTTAGAGGTTTATCCCATCCCAACCGTGCCGGCCAGCCTAACATAAGTACCCGGAACCAGAAAATGGCAGGGGAAGATGAGGACTTGCCCAGAGACGCTAAGATCGTGAAAACACTGTTGAAATCAATGGGTCTGGAGGAATATGAACCTCGTGTTGTTCACCAGTTCTTGGAGCTATGGTATCGATATGTTGTTGATGTTCTAAGTGATGCACAGGTCTACTCAGAACATGCTGGTAAAGccgctttattttttttttcatctgcTAAATCTGAGTTCCTGTAATAAAATTGTTCGAGAAGATGCATCAAAACTTTCTTATGTCATTTTATAACATTAAGCAAAGTTGTCAAAGATAATACGCTTTCATCAGCTTGTGTATGTGCGTGCGTCTTTTTTCATCGAGCATTATCTTAAGGGACTGACACTCATTATCAGGTTTTACCGGAGTTGGCTAGAAACAGAAACAAAATCCCGTTACCAAAATCAATTGCAGGGCCTGGAGTGGCATTGCCACCTGAACACGTTGATCAGCCCGAACTATCAACTTGCAATCGCGAAGAAACAACCAACGCAAGCAACGGAAGAAATGGTGGGGGATGAAGAACCAAAGCCCTCTGGGGTGCCCCAGAACACGCCCCAAAGGGTATCCTTCCCCCTCACTAAACGCACAAAGTGAGGATCTGGCCGATGGGAAGAAACAGATATGCTGTTTACTTCTGCAGTCCTGTTGGTTTACAGTTAAGTTTGAATGCTTATAACGTAAGATGGTTACTAAACGAGAAGTGCAAGTGGTGGATTGCCTTGGTGGTTAGGCATTTTCTTCAACTTAGTGCGTCTCGTGGTCAAACCCTCCCCCTCCCCGGCCCCGTAGTTTGTAATTAAGTGTAGTAATATCGCTTGTACTGAAAAAACATGAACCagttttgcctttattcttaCCCATTGTGATAAAAAACTCCAAAAGTTCTATGATACTATGGAGTATATGATATTCCGGGCTTTTTAATTGTTAgatttaatttgtattttaaaGTAAAGTTTTAACGATTAAAAGTTCCAAACTATCTGTTACTCTGGAAAATCTCCATAAACTCTTCATCGTATGCAAGACATTAGCTAATCTCCATCGACACTAGTCCCCTATCCTTCTCCCTCTCCTAATATTGCTTGTATAAATCAAAATAACAATTGGCCGATGCGGTGAGGGGATACGAGAATTCGCCAACATGTCAACAGAGAAGCAAAAGGAAGTCGAAATAACAAAGCGCGTTGCAAGTTTAGTCATCCGATACAGAAACTTGTAAAAACATAAATGCCGGGAGACAATAGTGCATACAAAGTGAAAACTCTTCAAGATGAAACAATTTTAACACCTTGTTGAATTCAGTTAGTCATTGAATAACAGAACCACGTACCTGTTCTGTACAAATGCTTTTCATTTATACACAAGAATGACTTTGGTGTCACTAGATACAACCAACCATAAACAGGACAATCCGCGTGCCGGTCAACTTCTCCAACCTGCCATACTATTAGCAGCAGGCCCTGCACTCGATACACTCAAGCCCCGGTCATACATGCGCTGAATCTCTTCTCTGTACTCTGTCAAAGACTTGTCCGGAATAGCTGGAGTCAGTTCCACCACATCCCCCATCTGCAGCTCGCATGTAGGATCGTTCACTGGCGCATGGTTCAGCCTGGGCCTCAGTTCTTCCTTCAGTGGGAACCCGTACGGTGTCCTCCTCAAGCTCCCTTGCCCAGCTCTTTCCAGCAGATCCATAACAGTGGAGTTTGCAGGAAACTCTTGCACAGACATCTGGAATAATAGAACGTACATGGTCAGACTCGTTGTAAATAAGTATCTCCTTGTTTTTCTGTATATTTTCGAATAAAGATTAATGAAAAGCATACAATACGAACAAATTGTCTCTGTGATATAAACGGAAAATACGGCCATTTCTTACAATTAAATCTACAAAACCCCAACACAAACTTATTCACGTCAAGACTTGTGCCTACCCGATTGCTAAATGCGTGCCGTATTATTTTGCTTGTCCCAACTTTGTTTGCAATGTGGAAACTCAACAAGGTGCATAATATGCGTCTATCAACTAAAGACACCATGCTTAATGCATAATTGCAAATATGAAACTACAATGGTGTAGACATCAGTTCAACAGTATCATCCATATACAAAAATTTAAAGTCATTGCCATATGAAAGTTAGAAAGTCCCATAAAGACCCACCTCATATACGGTTAATTATATTAAATCCAGCtataaaccaattaaaaatattcataCAAAATTAACAGGAAGTTTTCTGAAACGAACCTTATCATTCTCAATCATGATGACAAACACCGGCCCATCTTGACCACAGTGGGGCTTGTAAGAATATGGACAGTCATCAGAATGCGAAGGAAATGTGCAGGGTGGCTTGATTAAATCGTCACGGCCAATAGAGGAGCGGTCTCTGTTCATTGCCTCACACTGCCAAGTGACCACCCATCTGGCCCACTCAACCATCTGAAGCACAAACGAGGGGTGCTTACAGTCACCTTCCTTGTATCTCCAATGAGCTGCAAATCCAAACTCAGCTTGCAAATGCATCTCCTTCGTTCGAATTTGCACTTCCAGTGGAATCATGCCTTCACCCATCACCACAGTGTGCAATGACTGATACCTATATTTATTAGATGAATATTAGGATGAGAATGTGGAAAAAGGATTCACTAGATGACTAGAACTTTTTTGAGGTATGTTGATAAAGAAACCAAAGAACTTTAGAGGTATGGCATACCCATTAAACTTGGGTTGAGTTATGTAGTCCTTGAACTTTCCTGGGACCTCAGACCATAGTTGGTGAACAACTTTAAGTGCCTCGTAACAATCTTCCTCATTTTCGACAATCAAACGTAGCCCATGAATATCATGTATTTCATCCATGTTTAGCTTCTTCCTGTGGAAAATAAGCCATAAGCATGTTCACTTCAATCCAGGCATGGAGAATAATGTGCTAGCGCATGGATGTCAAAGCATACAACTATAATTCATTAATCTAGTGATGCATTAAGAACTAtgtttattataaaaaaaattacggtCAACTTTTATGATGcagtagagagagagggagagagaacatACTTTAACATTTTGGAGTAGATGCTATACAAACTCTTATGCCGCCCACAAAGAACATGGTAGGAAATGGCTTTATCCTTGAGAGCGCGCTCTAATATCTCCGTGGCAGAAGTAATCATTGCCTCGTCAAACGTATCTACAAGCTTAGAGGACAGTTCATTGTGCTGATCCGGGTTGAGATgcttaaaacataaattttccAGCTGCACCTTCCAGCTAGAGATTCCAAGTCTGTTGGCCAAGGGCACAAAAATCTCTAAAGTCTCCTTTGCAAACCTCTGTTGTTTAGCCAAGGGTAATGCATCTAGTGTCATCATATTATGCAATCGGTCTGCCAATTTAATGAGGACAGCACGGGCATCTGCCATGGCTAGGAACATGGTATGCAGGCGATCTGCCTCAACTGTTTTGCACGCAGTATTATTATCACGGGCAAGCTTGCTCAAATGACTGAGCTTAGACACCTAATAAATTCCATAAAGAACTAGATTAGAACTACTTAAGGTCAATTTCATATCCATATATTTATAGAAGCAACAATACTATTTATAGAATCCTCACTAGGTTTCACTTTTGTAAATAGAGTATCATTACGTAAATCTCAACAGCTGCTTTTTCTATTCTAATTTACAATTAGAACACCGTGCAACACAATTTTTAACTTCATACAGCTGCAACATTTGGCCATGAGAATCACGTAACTCGTGTTAACATGAGCTCAACTATGGAATTAATTGATAACACAAGCATTCGTTCAGATAAGAGGACAACAGTTAACTTTTATTCAATATGACATCTATTATACCATCTGTAAAGTTCCAATGCAGATGTTGTAGAAAGCTAAGCAGAATCCATGAAACAATTGACATACCATGAACAATGTATATCTCATTAGAccaaaaaaaatacttgaattTAGTGTTCAACATacgaaaacaaacaaatattgaTACTTGTTTAATTACTACCATTCAGTAATACAATAAACTGATGAAAATTATCGAACACATACCCCTTCTACTAAATCAGCAACCCCGGCTCCAAATTTCCCAAATATGTAGTCATAACACATAAAAGAATCATCAAGCGTGTCATGCAAAAGCCCTGCAGCAACAACTGTCGAATTAGAACCGATCAATGCGAGCAACACCGCTGTCTCCACACAATGCTGCAAATAAGGACCGCCACTTGCTCGCATCTGCAACAAAACAATACAACAAAACTTCTCAACCCAATTCgccaaaatcccaaaacacaAAATGCACACAAATTTCAAACCCAAACAAAATTTACCTGCCCTCTATGCGCTTTCTCAGCCTCGTAAAAGGCCTTGATAATAAAATCTTCATAGAAAATCTTGTGCCTCAGCTGCGCACCCACAAGCAACTCCTTAGCATAAGGCTCAGCAATTCCCTCCAAAAACCCATCTTCCATGTTGAAAGTCAATTCATCAACAAGCACAGCTGATGAACCCACATCCAAACCATCAGTCTGAACCTCGAAGCTCGGCGAGTCGTAATCTATGCAGGAAGAGCCCAAAGCACCCCTCACAAACCCATTAAACAACCCATTACTTCTACACCGAATCGAATTCAAGCTAATATCTCCATTGCCAAACCTTTCCCTTGTAATTCTCATTGGTGGGCTCCTCGCCGACCCTGAAACACCGCTACTGGAAGACGAAACCGGACCCTGAAACACTGAAACCGGGCTCTGGTCCCGGTTCATCGAAGCCCCATTGAACTTGCTCCCAGAATACCGAAACGAGCTGCTCAATTCCTCGCCTCTATCGTGCCATAGAGAGCCCAATTCCTCTCCTCCGCCCGAAAAACTCGACGAGGAAGACGCATGCTTCACCGTCGGCGAGGAGAATAGGCACGAGAGCCCGCCAGTCACCGGCTTCTGCGAATTGGAGGGGGTCGACGCCGTTGACGAAGAAGATCGAGAGCCCAATTCGAAATCGTGTGAGGTGTGCGCGTTGATCTGGCACGGGTGCGCCGCGTACAGAGCTATTGTCGGGACCGTCATAGCTTCCTTTTTGCGACGATTTTGGACCCCAACTCACAAATCGAGAAAACCCAGATACAACTTTAGCTCAAATCGAATTTTCTCGACGACCCACTAATTTTCTTGGCAAAAGCAACTAACTTTCCCGGGAAACAAACAACTCCACACACCCAAATGGATTTCTCAGAGACCCAGTAagttaatttttgaaaaaaaaaaaaaaaaaaaaaaaaaaacccaatgggtAGAATGATTCCGTATCTAAAATTCTAAATAAATCAAAGATTGTGAAAAAATGTAGAAATTTATAGAAATTGACTCaacagaaacagaaaaaatCTAGACCTAAATTTCGAGGAAAGTGAGTCAAGGACGCTTAAGAAACGCACAGGAGAGAGGAggaatgtgaagaaaaaa encodes:
- the LOC137708237 gene encoding probable GTP diphosphokinase RSH2, chloroplastic, with protein sequence MTVPTIALYAAHPCQINAHTSHDFELGSRSSSSTASTPSNSQKPVTGGLSCLFSSPTVKHASSSSSFSGGGEELGSLWHDRGEELSSSFRYSGSKFNGASMNRDQSPVSVFQGPVSSSSSGVSGSARSPPMRITRERFGNGDISLNSIRCRSNGLFNGFVRGALGSSCIDYDSPSFEVQTDGLDVGSSAVLVDELTFNMEDGFLEGIAEPYAKELLVGAQLRHKIFYEDFIIKAFYEAEKAHRGQMRASGGPYLQHCVETAVLLALIGSNSTVVAAGLLHDTLDDSFMCYDYIFGKFGAGVADLVEGVSKLSHLSKLARDNNTACKTVEADRLHTMFLAMADARAVLIKLADRLHNMMTLDALPLAKQQRFAKETLEIFVPLANRLGISSWKVQLENLCFKHLNPDQHNELSSKLVDTFDEAMITSATEILERALKDKAISYHVLCGRHKSLYSIYSKMLKKKLNMDEIHDIHGLRLIVENEEDCYEALKVVHQLWSEVPGKFKDYITQPKFNGYQSLHTVVMGEGMIPLEVQIRTKEMHLQAEFGFAAHWRYKEGDCKHPSFVLQMVEWARWVVTWQCEAMNRDRSSIGRDDLIKPPCTFPSHSDDCPYSYKPHCGQDGPVFVIMIENDKMSVQEFPANSTVMDLLERAGQGSLRRTPYGFPLKEELRPRLNHAPVNDPTCELQMGDVVELTPAIPDKSLTEYREEIQRMYDRGLSVSSAGPAANSMAGWRS